In one Deltaproteobacteria bacterium genomic region, the following are encoded:
- a CDS encoding c-type cytochrome, producing the protein MSRFLLLLISLWSSGLFAKGDTEPTLILDATAQVRSTSKRVFSRTELLNHPQRKVLKVPVDPSYPGRPMEYQAVPIATLFSGLNLPPDAVIEFKCTDGFAATISQSRILNSDTRRSVAYVAVEDPRRPWPKVKGGKSTAGPFYLVWDHPELSAVVQEEWPFQLAAFTVKGSLQGLYPRIFPAVEAPPSVVRGFASFTKNCFPCHTVNMAGPAQVGPDLNVPKNVTEYIEPKTLRALVRNPQSVRYYPGSRMSAFPEAILPNSELEDLIDYLAHMAGHKSTP; encoded by the coding sequence ATGAGCCGATTTTTATTATTATTGATTTCGCTGTGGAGCAGTGGCCTCTTCGCTAAAGGAGACACTGAGCCAACGTTGATATTAGACGCGACGGCTCAAGTGCGGTCCACCAGCAAGCGGGTATTCTCCAGGACGGAGCTACTGAATCACCCTCAGCGCAAAGTCCTCAAAGTGCCAGTCGATCCCAGCTATCCGGGGCGACCCATGGAATATCAGGCTGTTCCTATAGCAACTTTATTCTCAGGGCTAAATTTACCGCCCGATGCCGTCATTGAATTTAAATGTACAGATGGCTTTGCCGCCACCATTAGTCAAAGTCGTATCTTGAATTCCGATACACGGCGGTCTGTCGCCTATGTGGCAGTTGAAGACCCACGGCGTCCGTGGCCGAAGGTTAAAGGTGGGAAATCAACGGCAGGTCCTTTCTATTTAGTCTGGGACCATCCTGAATTGTCCGCGGTGGTTCAGGAGGAGTGGCCGTTTCAACTTGCTGCTTTTACAGTCAAGGGAAGTTTGCAGGGGCTATATCCAAGGATTTTTCCGGCAGTTGAGGCACCACCATCTGTCGTTCGCGGTTTCGCGTCTTTCACGAAGAACTGTTTTCCTTGCCATACGGTTAACATGGCCGGGCCAGCGCAAGTCGGACCGGACTTAAACGTCCCTAAAAATGTAACCGAATACATTGAACCGAAGACCCTGCGAGCTTTAGTGCGTAATCCTCAATCGGTTCGCTACTACCCGGGTTCACGGATGAGTGCGTTCCCCGAGGCCATTTTACCTAACTCAGAGTTAGAAGATTTGATAGATTATCTTGCGCACATGGCAGGACACAAAAGCACGCCGTAG